In Paenibacillus phoenicis, one genomic interval encodes:
- a CDS encoding alkaline phosphatase family protein: MDQSIQRGIEHNELPTFQYLMQHGQYYPDMISSFPTMSISIDSTLLTGRYPDAHHVPGLTWYPHHGKRVIGYGSGPFEVLRRGTKSVLTHALKDLNGKHLNPDLSTLYEDLKRRGFTSGSVNGLVYRGMTEHQIDLPQPFRGLVPLALPFQVKGPDFLAFGALSNPLDGVTDLPDGPADRMGFNDRYAIGVVKYLIQTGQLPDFLLIYLPDLDGKLHKHGLTDREGIKETDQRLSELLEAYESQAQAPNDTILIVAGDSGMSQVLPKDQQPVIYLPKLLQRYHVLPTGEAIDQSTEIALAVNDTMAYVYILKPEMPLKEIADVLRSDPRIDIITWQEDGWIHCVKAGDPASMRFKAGGDLQDPYNQSWTVQGVERILDLKRENGTGHAGPLRITYGKYPDPLRRLQGALQSHEGRFLIVTAKPGYELAEAGAPTHAGGGAHGGLDASASLVPLIIYGTEKRPDFLRIVDLKAYLLDLLQTESRK, translated from the coding sequence ATGGACCAATCGATTCAACGCGGAATTGAGCACAATGAGCTTCCCACCTTTCAATATCTCATGCAGCATGGCCAATATTATCCTGATATGATTAGCTCCTTTCCGACTATGTCGATATCGATCGACAGTACGCTGCTTACCGGACGCTATCCGGATGCTCATCATGTGCCGGGCTTAACCTGGTATCCGCATCATGGCAAGAGAGTTATCGGTTATGGCTCTGGTCCCTTTGAAGTTTTGCGCCGCGGAACGAAATCGGTTTTGACTCATGCGTTAAAGGATTTGAATGGAAAGCACTTGAATCCCGATCTGTCGACCCTATATGAGGATTTGAAGCGGAGGGGCTTCACCTCCGGGTCGGTTAACGGATTGGTTTACCGAGGGATGACGGAACACCAAATCGACTTGCCGCAACCGTTCCGCGGGCTTGTTCCGCTGGCATTGCCTTTTCAAGTGAAAGGGCCGGATTTTCTGGCTTTCGGGGCATTGTCGAACCCTCTTGACGGGGTGACGGATTTGCCTGACGGGCCTGCGGACCGGATGGGCTTTAATGATCGATATGCAATTGGAGTTGTAAAATACTTGATCCAAACCGGTCAACTGCCGGATTTTTTGCTGATTTATTTGCCTGACCTGGATGGAAAGTTGCACAAACACGGCCTTACAGATCGTGAAGGAATCAAGGAGACGGACCAGCGCCTAAGCGAGTTGCTGGAGGCTTACGAATCTCAAGCGCAAGCGCCCAACGATACGATTCTGATCGTTGCGGGAGATAGTGGAATGAGCCAAGTGTTGCCCAAAGACCAACAGCCGGTGATTTATTTGCCCAAGCTGTTACAGCGGTATCACGTGCTGCCGACTGGCGAAGCCATCGACCAGTCTACGGAAATTGCCCTTGCTGTAAACGATACGATGGCCTATGTCTACATTTTGAAACCTGAGATGCCGCTGAAGGAAATCGCCGATGTGCTGAGGAGCGACCCGCGAATCGACATCATTACCTGGCAGGAAGATGGCTGGATTCACTGTGTGAAAGCAGGGGATCCGGCATCGATGAGATTCAAAGCAGGCGGGGATTTGCAGGATCCCTACAATCAATCCTGGACCGTGCAAGGGGTGGAACGGATTCTCGATTTGAAGCGGGAGAACGGCACCGGGCATGCCGGGCCACTCCGGATTACGTATGGAAAATATCCAGATCCACTGCGTCGCTTACAAGGCGCCCTGCAATCCCATGAAGGGAGATTTCTCATCGTCACCGCCAAACCGGGTTATGAGCTCGCGGAAGCCGGAGCGCCCACGCATGCTGGAGGCGGGGCTCATGGGGGCCTGGATGCGTCAGCTTCGCTGGTGCCTCTGATCATCTACGGAACGGAGAAGAGGCCGGATTTTTTGCGTATCGTCGATTTAAAGGCTTACTTGCTAGATTTGCTGCAGACGGAAAGCCGTAAATAA
- a CDS encoding 2-oxo acid dehydrogenase subunit E2, with protein MAKFEYRFPELGEGLHEGEIIKMHIKPGDKVTDEDIIMEVQNDKAIVEVPCPVNGVVQEVFGKDGAVFRVGEVVAVIEAEGDIPEQEGAPAPAAEASASAAPAAAPAPQAASSSKFEYRFPELGEGLHEGEIIKMHIKPGDKVTDEDIIMEVQNDKAVVEVPCPVNGTVLEVFGKDGAIFRVGEVVAIIDAEGDLPEQAAAPAQGHDAPAAAASAPAAAAAPAAPNREILATPGVRKYAREQGVDLSLVPGTGKAGKITKEDVDNFKKGGAAAAAPAQAAAPAQAAAPAQTAKAPAAAAPTAIATEGEEERVPFKGIRKAISNAMVKSAYTAPHVTIMDEVDVTELVAFRTRMKPIAEKKGIKVTYLPFIVKALVAASRQFPALNASIDEANNEIVYKKYYNIGIATDTDNGLIVPVIKDADRKSIWMIAEAIKDLASRGREGKLAPHEMKGSTISITNIGSAGGMFFTPIINYPEVAILGTGRITEKPVVKNGEIVAAPVMALSLSFDHRLIDGATAQNFMNYIKQLLANPELLVMEV; from the coding sequence GTGGCGAAGTTTGAATATCGGTTCCCTGAACTAGGCGAAGGCTTGCATGAAGGTGAAATCATCAAAATGCATATCAAGCCAGGGGACAAAGTAACGGATGAAGATATCATCATGGAGGTACAAAACGACAAAGCGATTGTTGAAGTACCATGTCCTGTGAACGGTGTTGTACAAGAAGTGTTTGGTAAAGACGGTGCTGTGTTCCGTGTAGGCGAAGTTGTTGCCGTCATCGAAGCTGAAGGCGATATTCCTGAACAAGAAGGTGCTCCAGCTCCAGCGGCTGAAGCAAGCGCTTCAGCTGCTCCAGCAGCAGCTCCGGCTCCGCAAGCAGCTTCTTCGTCTAAATTCGAGTACCGCTTCCCTGAGCTTGGCGAAGGTTTGCATGAAGGCGAAATTATCAAAATGCATATTAAACCGGGCGACAAGGTAACGGACGAAGACATCATTATGGAAGTCCAAAACGACAAAGCGGTCGTTGAAGTACCATGTCCAGTTAACGGTACGGTTCTTGAAGTGTTCGGCAAAGACGGTGCGATCTTCCGCGTAGGCGAAGTCGTCGCCATCATCGATGCCGAAGGCGATCTGCCTGAACAAGCCGCAGCACCTGCACAAGGTCATGACGCTCCTGCTGCTGCAGCAAGCGCACCGGCCGCAGCCGCAGCTCCTGCAGCTCCAAACCGTGAGATCCTCGCTACGCCTGGCGTACGCAAATATGCTCGCGAGCAAGGCGTTGACTTGTCGCTGGTACCAGGGACAGGGAAAGCCGGTAAAATCACGAAGGAAGACGTTGACAACTTCAAGAAAGGCGGAGCTGCCGCCGCTGCTCCAGCTCAAGCTGCTGCACCTGCACAAGCCGCTGCTCCAGCCCAAACTGCAAAAGCGCCTGCTGCCGCTGCACCAACAGCGATCGCAACAGAGGGCGAAGAAGAACGCGTTCCGTTCAAGGGTATCCGCAAAGCGATTTCCAACGCGATGGTGAAATCGGCTTACACGGCTCCGCATGTTACCATTATGGATGAAGTGGATGTTACGGAACTGGTTGCTTTCCGTACTCGCATGAAACCAATCGCCGAGAAGAAAGGCATTAAAGTCACTTATCTTCCATTCATCGTTAAAGCGCTGGTGGCCGCTTCCCGTCAATTCCCGGCTCTGAACGCTTCGATCGATGAAGCGAACAATGAGATCGTTTATAAGAAATACTACAACATCGGGATCGCAACCGACACCGATAACGGCTTGATCGTTCCGGTCATTAAAGATGCGGATCGGAAGAGCATATGGATGATCGCCGAAGCGATCAAAGACCTGGCATCCCGCGGCCGCGAAGGCAAACTGGCACCTCACGAAATGAAGGGCAGCACGATTTCGATCACGAACATCGGTTCTGCTGGCGGTATGTTCTTTACGCCGATTATCAACTACCCTGAAGTAGCGATCCTTGGTACCGGCCGCATCACCGAAAAACCGGTGGTTAAGAACGGCGAAATCGTTGCTGCACCGGTTATGGCCTTGTCGCTTAGCTTCGACCACCGTCTGATCGATGGTGCAACAGCACAGAACTTTATGAACTATATCAAACAGCTGCTCGCTAACCCAGAGCTGCTCGTTATGGAGGTGTAA
- a CDS encoding FAD-dependent oxidoreductase, translating to MSKKVIIVGGVAGGASAAARLRRLDEEAHIIMFERDPYISFANCGLPYYIGDSIKERSKLLVQTPEAMQRRFNIDVRTESEVIGIDPATKTVLVRSKERGEYRESYDALILSPGAKPIRPNLPGINSSRIHTLRNIPDTDRLKQRVVDEHAGSAIVIGGGFIGVEMAENLREIGLEVTLIEGGPQILAPFDPEMAGVLAKELENHGVKLRLSQTVTSFTEQGNRITVHTSDGRESTADFVVLAIGVKPDTAFLKDTGIELGPRGHILVNDKLETSIPDIYAVGDAVEVVDFVNGSKTAIPLAGPANKQGRIAADNVCGLGTTYKGSQGTSIIKVFGLTGAATGNNEKTLQRMGIPYHVTVVHPNSHASYYPGATPLSIKLLFQPDGTVLGAQAVGYDGVDKRIDDIATVIRFRGTVADLAELELAYAPPYSSAKDPVNMAAYTAENILSERVRVFVPQDLATRDEQTTMLVDVRSELEHANGHIPGSLLIPVDELRDRLNELDPNKEIWVYCQVGLRGYTASRILQQKGYKVRNLTGGYKLYQMANYQPGQAISQELPADHTAKMEVAAAETVPAEPQTERHSAAPSEAQAKQHADAELDACGLCCPGPLIQVKQAMDRLEAGQILHVTASDPGFYEDVQAWAAMSKHQMLQVAKRADGIIEAYLRKENPVQPEAAAAQPASSPEGSTMIVFSGDLDKAIASFIIANGAAASGKKVTLFFTFWGLNILRKTEKVPVAKTFIGRMFGMMMPRGSRKLSLSRMNMLGLGAKMIRGVMKQNNVSSLEELMASAMEQGVEIVACQMSMDLMGIRQEELIDGVKIGGVGYYLGKADQSGINLFI from the coding sequence ATGAGCAAAAAGGTAATTATTGTCGGAGGCGTTGCCGGCGGAGCCTCTGCGGCCGCAAGACTTCGCCGTCTGGATGAAGAAGCGCATATCATCATGTTTGAACGGGACCCCTATATTTCGTTCGCGAACTGCGGGCTCCCCTACTACATCGGCGATTCGATCAAGGAACGCTCGAAGCTGTTGGTGCAAACACCGGAAGCGATGCAGCGCCGTTTTAACATCGATGTCCGCACGGAAAGCGAAGTGATCGGGATCGATCCGGCGACCAAAACCGTGCTGGTCCGCAGCAAAGAACGCGGCGAATACCGCGAAAGCTACGATGCCTTGATTTTGTCGCCCGGCGCGAAACCCATCCGTCCGAATCTTCCCGGCATCAATAGCAGCCGTATTCATACACTGCGGAATATACCGGACACCGACCGCCTGAAACAAAGGGTTGTGGATGAGCACGCAGGTTCGGCCATTGTGATCGGCGGCGGTTTTATCGGCGTCGAAATGGCCGAGAATTTAAGAGAAATCGGGCTTGAAGTGACGTTAATTGAAGGCGGTCCGCAAATTCTGGCACCGTTTGATCCCGAAATGGCGGGAGTCCTAGCCAAAGAGCTGGAGAATCACGGCGTGAAGCTGCGATTGTCGCAGACCGTCACCTCGTTTACGGAGCAAGGCAACCGGATTACGGTGCACACTTCGGACGGGCGCGAAAGTACTGCTGATTTCGTTGTATTGGCGATTGGCGTAAAGCCGGATACCGCTTTTCTGAAGGATACCGGCATCGAACTTGGACCAAGAGGACATATTCTCGTAAACGATAAGCTGGAAACGAGCATTCCTGACATTTATGCCGTGGGGGACGCTGTTGAAGTCGTTGATTTCGTCAATGGCTCGAAAACAGCGATCCCGCTCGCCGGACCTGCCAACAAGCAAGGACGGATCGCTGCGGACAACGTCTGCGGTCTAGGAACCACCTATAAAGGCTCGCAAGGCACGTCCATTATCAAAGTATTTGGACTTACCGGAGCGGCTACCGGGAACAATGAGAAAACACTCCAACGGATGGGCATCCCATACCATGTCACCGTGGTTCATCCTAACTCCCATGCCTCCTATTATCCCGGCGCTACCCCGCTCTCGATCAAGCTGTTGTTTCAGCCTGACGGAACGGTACTGGGCGCGCAAGCCGTTGGGTATGACGGGGTAGATAAACGGATTGACGACATCGCCACGGTGATACGATTCCGCGGAACGGTAGCGGATTTGGCCGAGCTGGAGCTGGCTTATGCCCCTCCCTACTCCTCGGCAAAGGATCCGGTCAACATGGCGGCGTATACCGCCGAGAACATCTTGAGCGAAAGAGTTCGCGTGTTTGTGCCTCAGGATTTGGCGACCCGGGATGAACAAACCACCATGTTGGTTGATGTTCGTTCAGAGCTGGAGCATGCCAACGGACATATTCCCGGCTCCCTGCTGATCCCGGTCGATGAGTTACGTGATCGCTTGAATGAGCTGGACCCGAACAAGGAAATTTGGGTCTACTGCCAAGTAGGGCTGCGCGGATATACCGCTTCTCGGATTCTGCAGCAAAAAGGTTATAAAGTACGCAACCTAACCGGCGGTTACAAGCTGTATCAAATGGCCAATTACCAGCCTGGTCAGGCAATTTCACAGGAGCTTCCCGCAGATCATACGGCAAAAATGGAGGTCGCCGCTGCGGAGACAGTCCCGGCCGAACCACAGACTGAGCGGCATTCGGCCGCGCCAAGCGAAGCCCAAGCCAAGCAGCATGCCGATGCGGAGCTCGACGCCTGCGGGTTGTGCTGTCCGGGTCCGTTGATTCAGGTCAAACAAGCGATGGACCGTTTGGAAGCCGGACAAATTCTGCACGTAACCGCATCGGATCCGGGTTTCTATGAGGATGTGCAGGCATGGGCCGCCATGTCCAAACATCAGATGCTCCAGGTCGCCAAGCGTGCGGATGGCATCATCGAAGCCTATTTGCGCAAGGAAAACCCGGTTCAGCCTGAGGCTGCTGCGGCGCAGCCGGCGTCCTCGCCGGAAGGCTCGACGATGATCGTATTCAGCGGTGATCTGGACAAGGCGATCGCTTCGTTTATTATCGCCAATGGCGCAGCGGCCAGCGGCAAAAAAGTCACGTTGTTCTTCACCTTCTGGGGACTGAACATTCTTCGCAAGACGGAAAAGGTTCCCGTCGCCAAAACCTTCATCGGCCGCATGTTTGGCATGATGATGCCGCGCGGCAGCCGCAAATTGTCCCTTTCCCGCATGAACATGCTCGGACTCGGGGCGAAGATGATTCGGGGCGTGATGAAACAGAACAACGTCTCGTCCTTGGAGGAATTGATGGCCAGCGCCATGGAGCAAGGGGTTGAAATCGTGGCCTGCCAAATGTCCATGGATTTGATGGGCATACGCCAAGAAGAGTTGATCGACGGGGTCAAAATCGGCGGAGTTGGCTATTATTTAGGTAAGGCCGATCAATCGGGCATTAATTTGTTTATTTAA
- a CDS encoding alpha-ketoacid dehydrogenase subunit beta, producing MAQMNMKEAIRDALRVELQRDPNVLIFGEDVGNVGGVFRVTEGLQKEFGEERVMDTPLAESAIGGLAVGLGIQGFRPIAEIQFVGFIFEALDQILVQAARMRYRSGGRYHSPIVFRTPFGGGVKAAELHTDALEGLIAQTPGIKLVVPSNPYDAKGLLISAIRDNDPVFFMEHLNLYHAFREEVPEGEYTVELGKAKVVREGSDVTILAYGLMVHTAVKAAEELEKTKGIKAEVIDLRTLVPLDIDTIIASVKKTNRAIIVQEAQKSAGIAAEVIAQINEKAILHLEAPVLRIAPPDTVYPFAQIEDQWLPSPARVIDGVNKVLEF from the coding sequence ATGGCACAAATGAATATGAAAGAAGCGATTCGTGACGCCTTGCGCGTCGAACTGCAACGCGATCCAAATGTTCTGATTTTCGGCGAAGACGTAGGTAATGTCGGCGGGGTGTTCCGTGTAACAGAAGGTCTGCAAAAAGAATTCGGGGAAGAGCGCGTAATGGATACGCCGCTCGCAGAATCCGCTATTGGCGGTTTGGCGGTAGGCTTGGGGATTCAAGGCTTCCGTCCAATTGCGGAAATTCAGTTTGTTGGCTTTATTTTTGAAGCATTGGACCAAATTCTTGTACAAGCGGCCCGGATGCGTTACCGTTCCGGCGGACGTTATCATTCCCCGATCGTGTTCCGTACTCCGTTTGGCGGCGGCGTTAAAGCGGCTGAGTTGCATACCGACGCTTTGGAAGGCCTGATCGCCCAAACTCCGGGGATCAAGCTGGTCGTTCCTTCGAACCCTTATGACGCGAAAGGTCTGTTGATCTCTGCGATCCGCGATAACGATCCTGTATTCTTCATGGAACACTTGAACCTGTACCATGCGTTCCGCGAAGAAGTGCCGGAAGGTGAATATACCGTTGAACTGGGCAAAGCCAAAGTCGTTCGCGAAGGTTCCGATGTAACGATTCTTGCATACGGTCTTATGGTTCATACCGCAGTTAAAGCTGCTGAAGAATTGGAAAAAACCAAAGGCATTAAAGCTGAAGTGATCGACCTGCGCACCCTCGTACCGCTCGACATCGATACGATTATTGCCTCTGTGAAGAAAACGAATCGCGCTATCATCGTTCAAGAAGCGCAAAAATCGGCCGGTATCGCTGCGGAAGTCATCGCGCAAATTAACGAGAAAGCGATTCTGCACCTGGAAGCTCCTGTACTGCGTATCGCTCCACCGGATACCGTTTATCCGTTCGCGCAAATCGAAGATCAATGGCTGCCGTCTCCGGCTCGCGTGATCGATGGTGTTAACAAAGTGCTGGAATTCTAA
- a CDS encoding class I SAM-dependent methyltransferase has product MSEQIRQNNIERFSGFSDLYDQSRPKAPVDLIGILTMYLGRSPEVIADVGCGTGLSSFIWLDHAKQIVGIEPNDDMRAVAMNRWQELGGPKQLQFVKGLSYELPLEDSSVDLVTCSQSFHWMDPQPTLQEFARVLRPGGIFAAYDCDWPPVASPQLEQAYEELIQLGDKRASELSETGKEAYKWPKDQHLQQIRKSGLFRYSREIVFHHWEDCDADRYANLALSQGGLQTALKLGADEIAAAAEQFRARVKQGFGGESRRILFGYRMRLGVK; this is encoded by the coding sequence ATGAGCGAACAAATCCGTCAAAACAACATTGAACGTTTCAGCGGGTTCAGTGATCTGTATGACCAGAGCCGACCCAAGGCTCCGGTTGATTTAATTGGCATCCTCACGATGTATTTAGGCCGCAGCCCGGAGGTCATTGCAGATGTCGGTTGCGGTACCGGTCTCTCCTCCTTTATCTGGCTGGATCATGCGAAGCAAATCGTCGGGATTGAACCCAACGATGATATGCGCGCCGTAGCGATGAACCGCTGGCAGGAACTCGGCGGTCCAAAGCAGCTTCAATTTGTTAAAGGCTTGTCTTATGAACTGCCTTTGGAAGACTCCTCCGTTGATCTGGTCACTTGCTCGCAATCCTTTCACTGGATGGACCCGCAACCGACACTGCAAGAATTCGCCAGGGTATTGCGTCCTGGAGGCATTTTTGCCGCATACGATTGCGATTGGCCGCCGGTCGCCTCGCCCCAGCTTGAGCAAGCCTATGAAGAGCTCATTCAACTGGGTGACAAACGAGCCAGCGAACTAAGTGAAACCGGGAAGGAAGCCTATAAATGGCCCAAAGATCAGCATTTACAGCAAATCCGCAAGAGCGGCCTGTTCCGATATTCCCGTGAGATCGTCTTTCACCATTGGGAGGACTGTGATGCCGATCGGTATGCGAACTTGGCCCTCAGTCAAGGCGGATTGCAAACCGCCTTGAAATTAGGCGCGGACGAAATTGCTGCCGCTGCCGAGCAATTTCGCGCACGAGTGAAACAGGGATTTGGCGGAGAAAGTCGACGTATCCTGTTTGGCTATCGGATGCGGCTTGGAGTGAAATGA
- the lpdA gene encoding dihydrolipoyl dehydrogenase — protein MVVGDASIDIDTLVVGAGPGGYVAAIRAAQLGQKVLIVDKAELGGVCLNRGCIPSKALIAAAHQYESAQHAEVFGVKAEKVTVDFKKTQEFKSSVVKKMTQGVTGLLKGNKIEVFNGEVMFINENEARCFNDHESPRYRFKHCILATGSRPIELKAFPFGGRILSSTEALELQEVPSSLIVIGGGYIGAELGQMYSKFGTKVTIIEGMDTVLPGFDKDMTRLVAKNMAKTGIEIVTNAKAESAEQTDKNVTVKYSVNGESKEVTADYLLVTVGRRPNTDGDLGLDLAGVELTDRGLVKVDHQGRTSNPKIFAIGDIVAGPALAHKASYEGKVAAEAIAGLPSVVDYKAIPAVVFTDPECASVGLTESEAKEKGYKVKAGKFPFAGNGRATSLNQPDGFIKIVANADNHVVLGAQIVGIEASNLIAELGLAVEMGATLEDVSLTIHAHPTLGEIVMETAELVEGHPIHVISR, from the coding sequence ATGGTAGTAGGAGATGCTTCTATTGATATTGATACATTAGTTGTTGGGGCAGGTCCCGGCGGATATGTGGCGGCCATTCGTGCCGCCCAACTCGGGCAAAAAGTGCTCATCGTCGACAAAGCCGAGCTTGGCGGTGTTTGCTTGAACCGTGGTTGTATCCCGTCCAAAGCGCTGATCGCGGCAGCTCACCAATACGAATCTGCTCAACATGCAGAGGTGTTTGGGGTAAAAGCGGAGAAGGTGACCGTAGACTTCAAGAAAACCCAGGAATTCAAAAGCAGTGTCGTTAAGAAGATGACCCAAGGCGTTACCGGCCTGCTGAAAGGCAACAAGATCGAAGTTTTCAACGGTGAAGTGATGTTCATCAATGAAAACGAAGCTCGCTGCTTCAACGATCATGAATCGCCGCGTTATCGCTTCAAGCATTGCATTTTGGCAACCGGCTCCCGTCCAATCGAGCTGAAAGCCTTCCCGTTTGGCGGACGCATCCTGTCCTCGACGGAAGCGCTGGAGCTGCAAGAAGTTCCAAGCAGCCTCATCGTTATCGGCGGTGGATATATCGGTGCCGAACTCGGCCAAATGTACTCCAAATTCGGCACGAAAGTGACGATCATTGAAGGTATGGATACGGTACTGCCTGGCTTTGATAAAGACATGACTCGTCTGGTTGCCAAGAACATGGCGAAAACCGGCATTGAAATCGTGACGAATGCTAAAGCCGAAAGTGCAGAACAAACCGATAAGAACGTTACGGTGAAATATTCCGTAAACGGCGAAAGCAAAGAAGTTACCGCCGATTACTTGCTGGTAACGGTTGGACGTCGTCCGAACACCGACGGCGATTTGGGTCTGGATCTGGCCGGCGTTGAGTTGACTGACCGCGGTTTGGTTAAAGTTGACCATCAAGGCCGCACCAGCAACCCGAAAATCTTTGCGATCGGCGATATCGTAGCTGGCCCTGCGCTTGCGCATAAAGCTTCCTATGAAGGGAAAGTTGCGGCAGAAGCCATCGCGGGACTTCCTTCCGTGGTGGATTACAAAGCGATCCCAGCGGTCGTATTTACCGATCCGGAATGCGCCAGCGTAGGTCTGACGGAGTCGGAAGCGAAAGAGAAGGGCTACAAAGTCAAAGCCGGCAAGTTCCCGTTTGCGGGCAATGGTCGCGCGACTTCTCTGAACCAGCCTGACGGCTTCATCAAGATCGTTGCTAACGCTGATAACCATGTCGTTCTCGGCGCGCAAATCGTCGGGATCGAAGCATCCAACCTGATTGCTGAGCTGGGCTTGGCGGTTGAGATGGGCGCAACGCTCGAAGATGTCTCGCTGACCATTCACGCTCACCCAACCTTGGGCGAAATCGTGATGGAAACTGCAGAGCTGGTCGAAGGTCATCCGATCCACGTCATTTCCCGCTAA
- the pdhA gene encoding pyruvate dehydrogenase (acetyl-transferring) E1 component subunit alpha gives MSKIPYEVYTEEVEALTVLSPDGEIVNKDKVPALSDDELKELMYRMVFTRTWDERAINLGRQGRLGFYAPVSGQEATMVGSEFALDKEDFICPGYRDMPQLVWHGLPLYQAFLYSRGHQHGGQIPEGVSVLMPQIIIGAQVLHAMGIAMGYKLKKQKQVVITYTGDGGSSEGDFYEALNYAGVFKLPVIFFVQNNGYAITTPFSKQTAALSIAHKAVAAGIRGVKIDGMDVFAVISAVREAAERARNGEGATLIEAVTYRFRPHSLSDDTSKYRTKEEEGQWSEKDPIARLAKYLEKKGLWTEEDTARVKEEAKAKVNEHIKKAEQTEKMTIPGLIDSMFEVTPKHLEEQKADFQ, from the coding sequence ATGAGCAAGATTCCTTATGAAGTATACACGGAAGAAGTAGAAGCTTTGACCGTGCTCTCGCCAGACGGTGAAATCGTTAACAAAGATAAAGTACCGGCTCTGTCCGACGATGAATTAAAAGAATTGATGTATCGCATGGTATTTACCCGTACTTGGGACGAACGTGCGATCAACTTGGGCCGCCAAGGCCGCCTCGGATTTTATGCTCCAGTTTCCGGGCAAGAAGCGACAATGGTAGGTAGTGAATTTGCGCTGGATAAAGAGGACTTCATCTGCCCGGGTTACCGCGATATGCCGCAGCTCGTATGGCATGGACTTCCACTGTATCAAGCTTTCCTGTATTCCCGCGGCCATCAACATGGCGGACAAATTCCGGAAGGCGTTAGCGTACTTATGCCGCAAATCATCATCGGCGCACAAGTATTGCATGCAATGGGGATCGCCATGGGCTACAAGCTCAAAAAACAAAAACAAGTCGTTATCACTTACACCGGTGACGGCGGTTCTTCCGAAGGCGATTTCTACGAAGCATTGAACTACGCTGGCGTATTTAAACTGCCGGTTATTTTCTTCGTGCAAAACAACGGTTATGCCATCACGACACCGTTCTCCAAACAAACTGCAGCTTTGTCGATCGCGCACAAAGCAGTTGCTGCTGGGATCCGCGGCGTGAAAATCGACGGGATGGACGTATTTGCAGTTATCAGCGCCGTGCGTGAAGCTGCTGAACGTGCCCGCAACGGGGAAGGCGCTACTTTGATTGAAGCCGTAACTTATCGTTTCCGTCCACACTCCCTGTCTGACGACACTTCGAAATACCGGACGAAGGAAGAAGAAGGCCAATGGAGCGAGAAAGACCCGATCGCTCGTCTGGCTAAATATTTGGAGAAGAAGGGTCTTTGGACCGAAGAAGATACCGCTCGTGTGAAAGAAGAAGCGAAAGCGAAAGTAAACGAGCATATTAAGAAAGCAGAACAAACGGAAAAAATGACAATTCCTGGCCTGATCGACAGCATGTTTGAAGTAACGCCTAAACACCTGGAAGAGCAAAAGGCCGATTTTCAATAA
- a CDS encoding ArsR/SmtB family transcription factor, which translates to MDYNFKAYQETAEMLKALAHPVRLCIVRGLLDKKQCNVTYMQECLDLPQSTVSQHLQKLRSLGIVEAERNGLEVNYHLANERVIKLVRHLFEEEQ; encoded by the coding sequence ATGGATTACAATTTCAAAGCCTATCAGGAAACAGCAGAAATGCTGAAAGCCTTGGCGCATCCGGTTCGGTTATGTATCGTCCGCGGTTTGTTGGATAAGAAGCAATGCAATGTGACGTACATGCAGGAGTGCTTGGATCTGCCGCAATCGACCGTATCCCAACACCTGCAGAAGCTGCGCAGCTTAGGTATCGTTGAAGCTGAACGCAACGGATTGGAAGTCAATTATCATTTGGCGAATGAGCGAGTCATTAAACTGGTTCGCCATCTGTTCGAGGAGGAACAATAA